In a genomic window of Bradyrhizobium ontarionense:
- a CDS encoding MFS transporter, with protein sequence MNTTGQRTARPTWRDVPSTVLTLGLVSLLMDISSELIHALLPIFLATVVGASTVTIGLIEGVAEATAAITKVFSGALSDRIGKRKLLVGIGYGLAALTKPVFPLASTSWQILAARFVDRIGKGIREAPRDALIADVTPEGIRGASYGLRQALDTVGAFAGPLLAVALMALYANDFRAVFWWSALPAALAVLLILFGVREPAETAPAPRRGSPIHARELRRLPRAYWIVVVIGAVFALARFSEAFLVLKAQADGLALFLIPLVYVLMNLIYAGVAMPAGILSDRIGRSNVLTCGIVVLTAADLTLAFVPGLIGTAIGVALWGLYLGLSQGLLSAMVADTAPPDLRGTAFGLFNLVTGGALLVASLLAGWLWHAYGPQATFTTGAAFSIATILLMLTALRTRPN encoded by the coding sequence ATGAACACGACAGGACAACGGACCGCGCGCCCGACATGGCGCGACGTGCCGTCGACAGTGCTGACGCTCGGGCTGGTGTCGCTCCTGATGGACATCTCCTCGGAGCTGATCCACGCGCTGCTGCCGATCTTCCTCGCGACCGTGGTCGGCGCCTCGACGGTGACCATCGGCCTGATCGAAGGCGTGGCCGAGGCTACCGCCGCGATCACGAAGGTGTTCTCCGGCGCGCTGTCGGACCGGATCGGCAAGCGCAAGCTTCTGGTCGGGATCGGCTATGGCCTGGCGGCACTGACCAAGCCGGTTTTTCCGCTCGCCAGCACCTCCTGGCAGATCCTCGCCGCGCGCTTCGTCGACCGCATCGGCAAGGGCATTCGCGAGGCGCCGCGCGACGCGCTGATCGCCGACGTGACGCCGGAAGGCATTCGCGGCGCGAGCTACGGCCTGCGCCAGGCGCTCGACACGGTCGGCGCCTTTGCCGGCCCCCTCCTCGCCGTGGCCCTGATGGCGCTCTACGCCAACGACTTCCGCGCGGTGTTCTGGTGGTCGGCACTGCCGGCCGCGCTCGCCGTGCTGCTGATCCTGTTCGGCGTGCGCGAGCCGGCGGAGACCGCGCCGGCGCCGCGCCGCGGCTCGCCGATCCATGCACGCGAGCTGCGCCGGCTGCCACGCGCGTATTGGATCGTGGTCGTCATCGGCGCGGTGTTCGCGTTGGCCCGCTTCAGCGAGGCATTCCTGGTGCTCAAGGCACAGGCCGACGGCCTCGCCCTGTTCCTGATCCCGTTGGTCTATGTGCTGATGAACCTGATCTATGCCGGCGTCGCCATGCCCGCCGGCATCCTCTCCGACCGTATCGGCCGCAGCAACGTGCTGACCTGCGGCATCGTCGTGCTGACAGCCGCCGACCTGACGCTGGCTTTCGTGCCCGGCCTGATCGGCACCGCGATCGGCGTCGCGCTCTGGGGCCTCTATCTCGGGCTGTCGCAGGGGCTGCTCTCGGCGATGGTCGCCGACACCGCCCCGCCGGACTTGCGCGGCACCGCCTTCGGCCTGTTCAACCTCGTCACCGGCGGTGCGCTGCTCGTCGCGAGCCTGCTGGCGGGGTGGCTGTGGCATGCCTATGGGCCGCAGGCGACGTTCACGACCGGCGCGGCATTCTCGATCGCAACCATCCTGTTGATGCTGACGGCCTTGCGCACCCGCCCCAACTGA
- a CDS encoding DUF1499 domain-containing protein → MARRFHAPYLSEPTSSLATWTRNLAVFSVVAVLVSILILRFDFLEMKPALATFFGALGLAVLSILLGLAAFVAIWRNGSRGMSRVLLAFMIDAVVLAYPAYLALQYRKLPKIYDITTDPIDPPRFEALASLRNGDGTNTAVYAGLYSAEQQQKFYPDIEPVQIELPPDRAYAIALKLVNRRKWFVVDERAPQPPRRVGRIEAVARTPIMGFREDISIRVQPDGEDSRIDVRSASRYFDSDLGSNAARVNKLIEDLSNAGEAEAQKPVKKITPPPVAAKQNAKTVKK, encoded by the coding sequence ATGGCCCGCAGGTTTCACGCCCCCTATCTGTCGGAGCCGACCTCCAGCCTCGCGACCTGGACCCGCAATCTCGCGGTGTTCTCCGTCGTCGCGGTGCTGGTCTCGATCCTGATCCTGCGCTTCGACTTCCTGGAGATGAAACCGGCACTGGCGACGTTCTTCGGCGCGCTGGGCTTGGCGGTGCTGTCGATCCTGCTCGGACTGGCCGCCTTCGTGGCGATCTGGCGCAATGGCAGCCGCGGCATGAGCCGGGTGCTGCTCGCCTTCATGATCGATGCCGTCGTGCTGGCCTATCCCGCTTATCTCGCGCTCCAGTATCGCAAGCTGCCCAAGATCTACGACATCACGACCGACCCGATCGATCCGCCGCGCTTCGAGGCGCTCGCCTCATTGCGCAACGGCGACGGCACCAACACCGCGGTCTATGCCGGGCTGTATTCGGCCGAGCAGCAGCAGAAATTCTATCCCGACATCGAGCCGGTGCAGATCGAGCTGCCGCCCGATCGCGCCTATGCGATCGCGCTGAAGCTGGTCAACCGCCGCAAATGGTTCGTGGTCGACGAGCGCGCACCGCAGCCGCCGCGCCGCGTCGGCCGCATTGAGGCGGTGGCGCGCACACCGATCATGGGCTTTCGCGAGGACATCTCGATCCGCGTCCAGCCTGACGGCGAGGATTCGCGCATCGATGTCCGTTCCGCCTCGCGCTATTTCGATTCCGACCTCGGCAGCAATGCCGCGCGGGTGAACAAGCTGATCGAAGATCTGTCCAATGCCGGCGAGGCCGAGGCGCAGAAGCCGGTGAAGAAGATCACTCCGCCGCCGGTCGCGGCGAAGCAAAATGCCAAGACGGTGAAGAAGTGA
- a CDS encoding MBL fold metallo-hydrolase encodes MADNDDVPFNRNFPLQAGVVEEVRPGIRRVLCNNPSPFTFTGTVSYIVGTGKVAIIDPGPDNEAHAQALLNAVRGETVTHILVTHTHRDHSPNTGRLKAATGATVYAEGPHRASRPRYESEKHNPESGVDRDFAPDVTVGDGDVVEGQGWRVEAVATPGHTANHLAFAWRERSTTFVGDHVMGWATSIVAPPDGSMVDYMASLERLAARPEELYFSGHGPEILEGPRYTRFLMRHRQAREASILHRLSKGEADIPTMVRAIYIGIDPRLTTAAGYSVLAHLEDLVARGVVATDGDPVIGGTYRLV; translated from the coding sequence ATGGCCGACAATGACGACGTCCCATTCAACCGCAACTTCCCGCTTCAGGCGGGCGTGGTCGAAGAAGTGCGTCCGGGCATCCGCCGCGTCCTCTGCAACAATCCGAGTCCGTTCACCTTCACCGGCACGGTCAGCTACATCGTGGGCACCGGCAAGGTCGCGATCATCGATCCCGGCCCGGACAACGAGGCCCACGCGCAAGCGCTGCTGAACGCGGTCAGGGGCGAGACCGTGACGCATATCCTGGTCACGCACACCCATCGCGACCATTCGCCGAACACCGGCCGGCTGAAGGCTGCGACCGGCGCGACCGTCTATGCGGAGGGTCCGCATCGCGCGTCGCGGCCGCGCTACGAGAGCGAGAAGCATAATCCGGAGTCCGGTGTCGACCGCGACTTCGCGCCCGACGTCACGGTCGGCGACGGCGACGTGGTCGAAGGGCAGGGCTGGCGGGTCGAGGCGGTGGCGACGCCGGGTCATACAGCCAACCATCTCGCCTTCGCCTGGCGCGAGCGCAGCACCACCTTCGTGGGCGATCACGTGATGGGCTGGGCCACCTCGATCGTGGCGCCGCCCGACGGTTCCATGGTCGACTACATGGCCTCGCTGGAGCGGCTCGCGGCGCGCCCGGAGGAGCTTTATTTCTCAGGCCATGGCCCGGAAATTCTCGAAGGGCCGCGCTATACTCGCTTCCTGATGCGCCATCGCCAGGCGCGCGAGGCCTCGATCCTGCATCGCCTGTCCAAAGGGGAAGCCGACATCCCGACCATGGTGCGCGCGATCTACATCGGCATCGATCCGCGGCTCACCACCGCGGCGGGCTATTCCGTGCTGGCACATCTGGAGGATCTCGTCGCCCGCGGCGTCGTCGCGACGGACGGCGATCCGGTGATCGGCGGGACGTATCGGTTGGTGTAG